GAAGGATTATACACCAAATGCTGATCGGCCGAGAATCTTAAGCTCTTATATGCTTTCACATAATCCACGATTTCAATATTCGTCGCAAACCAGATGTCCTCGCGTCCACCTATATATTTGCTGAACTCCTCGATAACATGCCAGTTATCTTGATCATCAAATTCATAGCTGTGGCCCCAGACATACATCAGGTGAATGTTCTTCCGCGGTAGAGAAACGAAAGTCTCCGCATGCTGCATCAGGTTCTGGTTATGGTGACAGGTCGCCTTCCATTCGAGAAAATTCTCCGGCAGCTGATAGCCGCCCGACGTCTGTACGACACGTGCATATTCGATGCCGAACACAGGGAGCATCTCGATAATCTCCTGGCTATAGGAGCCGTTAGGATAGGACATGCCACGGACAGGATAACCAAATAGTGCTTCAAGGTTTTTGCGGTCCTCCATGATCTCATAGAGCACCTGCTCTCTGGGACAGCGGGCAATAGATGGGTGAGTTACGGTATGTACGGAGACTTCATGACCTTGATAGACTTCCTGCGCTTCTTTCTCAGTTAAACGGGCACGATATTTTGTATCCCCGAACATACCTGAATTGATATGAAATGTACCTTTAATGCCATTTTCGTTAAAAACAGCGGCCAGACGCCGGTCTGAGACGACACCGTCATCATAACTCATCGTTAGCGCTTTCAATTTACCTTCTGGATAACAGCTGAGAATCTTAGGCATGAATGAAATAAACCCCTTCCAATAATTGTAATACCGCTCTTTCAACAGTTTACCATAGTTCAAAAGAAGCGAGATATGCAAAAAACAGTGGATATCCAGCTGCGTAATCATAAAAATAACCCTCCTGAACCACAGTTCAGAAGGGCGTTCTTAATAACAACTTATTTGGTTTGTTCTAAATATTTCTTATGGATGGCCTGATGATCCTCACTGCCAGAAGCAATTCCCGTCACTTCTGTGATGGCAGCTTCAATTCCTTTGGACTTGATCAGACTTTGCAGTTCAAGCGATTGCGGGTCCTGCGGATTGTCATAATGAAAGGCCGCAGCAATGCCGGTCAGCAACCCCTCATGCGGAAGCCCATATTCGATCGCCATGTTGGCTGGACCTACGAGACGGTCATTTCTACCTAGCTTGCGCAGCGGTTCGCGTCCTACACGGATGACTTCATCCCGAATATATGGGTTTTTGAAGCGGTTCTCGATTTTGTCGATGTATTTGTAATGCTCATCCTTATCAAATCCATGCTTCTTGATCAGAGCTTCGCCGCTTTCTTCCATCGCCTGGCGAACGACCGGACGGATTGCTTCGTTATTAATGCTCTCCTCGATCGTGTCTGTTCCTGCCAGGAAACCGAGATAAGCGGTGATGGCATGCCCCGTGTTCAAGGTGAACAGCTTGCGCTGCACATAAGCCAGCAGATTGTCTGTCAGCTTCATTCCTGGAATGTGAGGTGTTTCCCCCTTGAGGGAAGGCTCTTCAACGATCCATTCATAGAAGGATTCCACGCCGACATCTAGTATGTTCTCTCCCTCATAAGGAGGCACGATCCGGTCTACGGAGCAGTTGGCAAAGCCGACATGCTCATCCGCATAAGCTCTTGCTTCAGCCGACAGATGCGTATACACCTGTTCCTTCAGATGACTGCTTGCACCCACCATATTTTCACAGGCAATGATATTGAGTGTACCTTGTCCGGAAGCACGGCGTGCTTCAATACCGGCAGCTAAGGTTGAGGCGATGATCTTCAGCACATTAGGACCTACTGCAGTCGTAATGATATCGGCTTCTTCAATCGTATTTACAATGTCAGGTCCATTGGACAATACGCCGGATACATTGGTAATCGTCTCTTGTCTTTGCTCCAGATCAAGGATGTGGATCTGATAGCTCTTCTTGTGGTTCAATTCATTGATCATTTCTTCGTTAATATCGGCAAAAACGACATGATAATCTGCCTGGGAGAGAAGGGCGCCGATAAAGCCGCGCCCGATATTACCTGCCCCAAATTGTATTGCTTTTTTCATTGTTATTCCCGCCTTTATATGAAGATTGCGTTTAATGTAAGTCTTATACCCCGAAAGTGTTATACAGTTCGTCTGGATCTGTAACTTTGGCCAGTCTTGTCACGGTAGATTCATCCTCGATAGCCTCAGCAATTTTGGTAAGAATCTGCAGATGCTCACGGCCTGCTCCAGCAATACCGATGACGAGATATGCCGTGCCGCCTTCGAATTCGACACCTTCCGGATACTGATGGATGACGATTCCGCTCGTCTTGATTTCCTTCTTCGCCTCACCTACACCGTGAGGGATCGCTACACCATTGCCAATATATGTCGTTGCTACACCTTCCCGTTCAATCATGGCATCCACGTAATGCGGCTGCACATATCCGGCGGAGACGAGGGATTCACCCGCGCGGCGGATTGCATCCTCTTTGCTTACAGATGGAAGCTGGAGGACGATATTTTCTTTGCGAAGCACTCCGCTGCCATCGGTTTCGTCATTATTCTCTGTATTCACAGCATTCTCAGGGAAAGTCTTATCCAGGCTTTCTGTTACATCCTCCTGTGCGTATTCCGGAACAGGAGAAGTGTCAGGCTGTTCAGCCTTTGCTTTCAAGTCTTCAATCAGCTGATCGTAAATCGGATTGTTTACAAAATTATCAATGGATACGTGTATTGCATTTGGAGCTTTGGCCTTCGCTCTCGGTGTTAAATTCTGCTGCGTGACAACAAGGTCTGCATCCAGCGGAATATTTTCGATAGCCGTGTTGGTAACTTCAATAGGTAGACCTGCATTCTTCACTTTTTTACGGAACGAAGTAGCGCCCATTGCGCTTGATCCCATACCTGCATCACATGCAAAAATAATTTTGTTAATGTGTGCTTTGTTACTCAGATCAGCAGTACCAGCCGTTTCATTTGTACTGATGCCTTTACTGCTGTTCTTCAGATCCGATACGGCTTCCTTTGCCTTGTCAAGATCCTCGTCTGTCGCAGCAGATCTGCGAAGGAAGAGGGAGGAGAGCAGGAAGGAAACCACGGTAGCTACAAGCACACCTGCGATAACCGGAATGTAGCCTCCTTTTGGAGACATGAGCATAAGAGCAATGATACTGCCGGGTGAAGCGGCTGCAATCAGTCCTGCATCAAGCAGGCTGAAGGTAAATACCCCTGCCATACCGGATACGATGACAGATACAAACATGATTGGCTTCATCAGGACATACGGGAAGTACACTTCATGAATACCGCCAAAGAAATGAATAATGGCTGCACCTGGCGCAGAGCCTTTGATCGAGCCCTTGCCAAAGATCGAGTAGGCCAGCAGCAGTCCAAGACCAGGACCTGGATTCGCTTCGAGCAGGAACATGATCGATTTACCGAACTCACCAGCCTGCTGGATCCCGATCGGGCTGAGTATGCCATGGTTAATCGCGTTGTTCAAGAACAGGATTTTGGCTGGCTCAATAAAGATCGATGCGAGCGGGAGCAATCCCCAGCCCAGAATTGCATCCACTCCGGATGCCAGTAAATCAGTAAAGGCAGATACCACAGGACCGACGCCGTAGAATCCGGCAATGGCCAGCAGCATACCGATAATCCCTGCGGAGAAATTATTGACGAGCATTTCGAATCCGGAAGGAGTCTTGCTGCCAATATACTTGTCAAATTGCTTAATAACATAACCGGCGAGCGGGCCCATAATCATGGCACCGATGAACATCGGGATGTCTGCACCGACAATAACCCCCATCGCTGCAATGGCACCAAGCACACCGCCGCGATGATCATGGATTGCTTTACCGCCGCTGTAGGCAATTAGCAGAGGAAGCAGGTATTTAATCATGGGATCTACAAGAGAAGCCAGATCTTCATTAGGCAGATATCCGGCTTCAATGAAGAGTGCCGTCAGGAAGCCCCAGGCAATAAATGCACCGATATTCGGCATGACCATGGCACTGAGGAACCGGCCGAACTTCTGTGTGGCCTGCTTGACTCCTCCGGTCTTCTTCGGAGCCGGAGCGCTTTGTTCGAGCGTACTCATAATTGTTCTACCTCCATTGTATATTGTTCTATTTTTCGTAAATACAGGTCTTTCATAATGCCCTGGATATCCAGGCTTAATGCTGCCGATGTGCCGTCTGTCAGGCGGGCGGCAAAGCCGGGACGGTCAATCAGTGACTTGCTGACTTCACTGGCCGCCTCAAGGTAGGTTCGGTCACTGCCGCGCGGAGCGAGCAGTACGATGGCTGCAGACAATTGAGACTCCTTATCCGAGCCATACGTGATCGGCTCAGTGAATCGGAGAACGCTCAGCGCCA
This sequence is a window from Paenibacillus urinalis. Protein-coding genes within it:
- a CDS encoding polysaccharide deacetylase family protein; the encoded protein is MPKILSCYPEGKLKALTMSYDDGVVSDRRLAAVFNENGIKGTFHINSGMFGDTKYRARLTEKEAQEVYQGHEVSVHTVTHPSIARCPREQVLYEIMEDRKNLEALFGYPVRGMSYPNGSYSQEIIEMLPVFGIEYARVVQTSGGYQLPENFLEWKATCHHNQNLMQHAETFVSLPRKNIHLMYVWGHSYEFDDQDNWHVIEEFSKYIGGREDIWFATNIEIVDYVKAYKSLRFSADQHLVYNPSAASVWVLLDEQPVEIKGGSITTLF
- a CDS encoding mannitol-1-phosphate 5-dehydrogenase encodes the protein MKKAIQFGAGNIGRGFIGALLSQADYHVVFADINEEMINELNHKKSYQIHILDLEQRQETITNVSGVLSNGPDIVNTIEEADIITTAVGPNVLKIIASTLAAGIEARRASGQGTLNIIACENMVGASSHLKEQVYTHLSAEARAYADEHVGFANCSVDRIVPPYEGENILDVGVESFYEWIVEEPSLKGETPHIPGMKLTDNLLAYVQRKLFTLNTGHAITAYLGFLAGTDTIEESINNEAIRPVVRQAMEESGEALIKKHGFDKDEHYKYIDKIENRFKNPYIRDEVIRVGREPLRKLGRNDRLVGPANMAIEYGLPHEGLLTGIAAAFHYDNPQDPQSLELQSLIKSKGIEAAITEVTGIASGSEDHQAIHKKYLEQTK
- a CDS encoding PTS mannitol transporter subunit IICBA — encoded protein: MSTLEQSAPAPKKTGGVKQATQKFGRFLSAMVMPNIGAFIAWGFLTALFIEAGYLPNEDLASLVDPMIKYLLPLLIAYSGGKAIHDHRGGVLGAIAAMGVIVGADIPMFIGAMIMGPLAGYVIKQFDKYIGSKTPSGFEMLVNNFSAGIIGMLLAIAGFYGVGPVVSAFTDLLASGVDAILGWGLLPLASIFIEPAKILFLNNAINHGILSPIGIQQAGEFGKSIMFLLEANPGPGLGLLLAYSIFGKGSIKGSAPGAAIIHFFGGIHEVYFPYVLMKPIMFVSVIVSGMAGVFTFSLLDAGLIAAASPGSIIALMLMSPKGGYIPVIAGVLVATVVSFLLSSLFLRRSAATDEDLDKAKEAVSDLKNSSKGISTNETAGTADLSNKAHINKIIFACDAGMGSSAMGATSFRKKVKNAGLPIEVTNTAIENIPLDADLVVTQQNLTPRAKAKAPNAIHVSIDNFVNNPIYDQLIEDLKAKAEQPDTSPVPEYAQEDVTESLDKTFPENAVNTENNDETDGSGVLRKENIVLQLPSVSKEDAIRRAGESLVSAGYVQPHYVDAMIEREGVATTYIGNGVAIPHGVGEAKKEIKTSGIVIHQYPEGVEFEGGTAYLVIGIAGAGREHLQILTKIAEAIEDESTVTRLAKVTDPDELYNTFGV